The DNA region GTGATTTATTCTAATCCCGGAATGAATTTCGCGAATCTTGTTCCGCCTACTTCACACCCAAGCACAAACACGAGTGACCTCCGTGAAATTTTCCCGTCAATTCATCGCGTTGCCGTGCGCTTACCAGCTTTTTGGCCTGATGATCCCGAAATGTGGTTTGTTCAAATCGAACAACAGTTCTTGCTCGCGGGAATCACTTCTGAGGACACGAAATTTAGTTATGTGGCCGGGCATCTCGAGCCAAAATACGCCGCGGAAGTGAGAGACATTCTGACGAATCCCCCATCACAAAATAGATATGTGAAATTAAAAACGGAGTTAATAAAAAGACTTAGTGAATCTCAAGAAAATAAAGTGAAACGTTTACTCGAACATGAGGAAATAGGAGACAGAAAACCATCGCAAATTTTGCGCCACCTGAGATCGTATGCTGGTTCAATCGTTTCCGATGAAGTGCTCCGCCCTCTATGGTTAAGTCGCCTTCCCTCAACAATTCAAGCGATCTTGGCAAGTCGCTCGCAGAGTCCCTTAGACGACATGGCGGAACTGGCAGATGCAATTGCCGAAACGATTACACCTAGAGGTCGTGTGGCAGAAATGCAAGTAAGCAATCCGGAATCTTTAGAGACATTAATGCAATGCATGATTCTCGTCATGACCTCTCAGATTGAAGAGGTGAAGAATGCTCTGAGACAAGAAATCTCAGCTGCCACGGCTAATAACCACAATCGCTTCCGCGGAAGATCGCGTAACCGCTCATTTTCTCGTGATTCTCGTGATCGTAGTCAGAGCAGGAAAGATGGACGTTGTTGGTATCATAGAAAGTTCGGTGAATGTGCTGTGAAGTGTACCAAACCCTGTTCTTATTCGGAAAACTCGCAGACCGGACGCTAATGGCGGCAAGCGTCCCTTTGAGTAATTCCCGCCGCCTTTTTGTTACAGACAAAGACTCTAAAGTGCAATTTTTGGTGGATACAGGTGCCGATCTTTGTGTGTTCCCGCGATCTCGTTTACGAGGATATAGAAAAAATACCGGTTAC from Belonocnema kinseyi isolate 2016_QV_RU_SX_M_011 unplaced genomic scaffold, B_treatae_v1 SchBZDm_865;HRSCAF=975, whole genome shotgun sequence includes:
- the LOC117182579 gene encoding uncharacterized protein LOC117182579, encoding MNFANLVPPTSHPSTNTSDLREIFPSIHRVAVRLPAFWPDDPEMWFVQIEQQFLLAGITSEDTKFSYVAGHLEPKYAAEVRDILTNPPSQNRYVKLKTELIKRLSESQENKVKRLLEHEEIGDRKPSQILRHLRSYAGSIVSDEVLRPLWLSRLPSTIQAILASRSQSPLDDMAELADAIAETITPRGRVAEMQVSNPESLETLMQCMILVMTSQIEEVKNALRQEISAATANNHNRFRGRSRNRSFSRDSRDRSQSRKDGRCWYHRKFGECAVKCTKPCSYSENSQTGR